AAATTACAAGTACCAGAACATGAAGATGATGGAGATTTCACACATTTATCACATCGACTTgttaaagagaaagaaaagcttATATTGATTCACCTTCTTAAGTACATTTTCGTAACTCGCTCGGCTAACTAACGAAAAAGCAAGGATGAAAACATCAGCTCCTCTGTAGCTTAATGGCCTTAATCTATTGTAATCTTCTTGACCTATATGACATTACAACCAAAATCCAAAACCAAGTTTTCATAGTCTAGAATTTCTATGAACAGTTAATAGTAATACATTCAACTTCAAGGTTGTTCTAAGGAAAAGAAGGGGTTATGTTATACCTGCTGTATCCCATAGGCCTAAATTGACAGTGGTGCCTTCAACCACAACATTTGCACTGAAGTTGTCAAACACAGTGGGTATATAATCCTGATAAACACAACTGATTATGTTTTCTGTTGAAAAAACACAAGCAATTTTGATAACAATACTAATGCTAAACAAAAAACCTCTCTCCAAGGAAGGAGAGGAAGCAAGAACCATTGTCAATTAGACTAAAATCTAAAGATTAGAATCACGTCTGtacaagaaaataaaagaacCCTTCAAGAAAGGAAAGAGGGCAATTGGAATTTGGAACCAAAAATCATGAGatatatagaaagaaaaaacaaatcaataGTAACAGAGAAGATCAGAAAATGGGACTACAGAACAAAAATAACACAGAAATGGTAAgaaacattaattaaaaaacGTTAAAATTGAGACACCCAAATGAATTTTTTGATTAAAAGAAGAACATACAGTGGGGAATTTATTACTGGTATAACATATGAGCATGCAGGTCTTCCCAACAGCTCCATCTCCAACCGTAACGCATTTGATGAACCTTGAAGCACTGGAAGccattgaacaaaaaaaaaagcaaacaaTATCCAGATGGGAAGAACAACCTCTTAGACTCTAAAACCGTTTAGAAAAAGGAAATTGCTACACAcacaaagaaaaatcaaacaaacaaaatgggTTTTTCGTTTGGTGTTTATAGAATCGTTTATGGGTTTTGATTgtagaagaaaagagagaaaaagagagagatgagagaaaagagaaagagggTTGCAAGGCAAAGTATGGTAAATCACATGATTCTCACTAATTCACTCTTTCCTCTCCGCTCTCTTCTTTTCAGTTTTGGCTGTGAATTTGGGGGTTGGGATTTCATTGCGAGTTTATATCGCAATTCATATAATCACATCAGATCGTATCagtttttcattattatttacCTGTTTCTTTCCTTCCCCATTGTTTAGGTGTGAGAgttttttcagaaaaaaaaaaaggaagttgtaatttttatatatttctttgAATTATTTCCATCAAACAAGAAATGCCCTTTTGGTTTTCATTACccaatcaaaaaaaaaatctgctTCCTACAATTccacccaaaaagaaaaaaaaaaaagaaaaaaagaaaaacccatttctttatatcaaaacaGAATGCTTTTTAGCCATAAGAAAATGCCTTTCAAGGGAGAAATTTTGtgtatttgatttaatttatgtgataaaaattgaatctttgtcttctttttcattttgtttaaCTTTTATGAATCTGAATTTGAATGTAAAATACAGTTGGGTGTTAAAATCTATTGTATAAATAGATAAAGTTCAAATCTTGAAATGtgacatttttattttcatttttttttaattacacaCAAtacattaatattaaatttggctcaaaaagaaaggaaaaaaaaaagttaaagtgGATTGGTGGAAAAGTCTAAGGACCACAacacaaattttcaaaatttctaaaaggactttaattttattttctttttctttttagtccTTTTTTCAAAAGAAGGAAAAGCTAGGGGCAATATGGTCCAAGTCAGCTCCAAATGTTAAGATAGTTTATTGATTTAGTTTTGACTTGAAAAAAAGTTCATTAATAGAGCTTTTAGTTATTACTAATTAActcaatttattattattattattttctaatagaTCGTTATAGAGAATCAAACtatcaatttttaaaatgaagCTAGTGTGGAAATGATGtcgtttttaaaaaatttaatctCTAACGAAACTCgaaattttgtttcttctttttacttttttttaatttatatctcTATCTTTTTAAGAACAATAATAGTTCAAATCACATAAAACGTGTACTACCAACCTTAGAGTAGACGTTAGATTTCTCCCTTTCATAtcctaaaaaaaatcaaatatgttTATAGCAatgtaaataaagtattttaGGAAAACCCTTTTTCAAGATTTAAATTCTAAAGAACAAAGCatagtctttttttttcccctttatAGATGAATAATTTAGAGAGAAAactagaagaaaaaaatttatttcacttggtaaaatcataaatacagaaaaagaaaagaatatgatATTCTTTCATCAAATAAAAATCAATCCATAATTTCTTTTCCTCAATTTAATTGACAAAAATAACAATTTGCTATAAAAAGGGTCAAATCCATGCATAAGTCATAACATTACATTATATTATATGGTACACTTCATAGGTAAATATATTAAATCCTCAATCATGTAATAAGTCaaattacaacaaataaaaatttctttatatatatatatatatataaattaattgaagaaagcatagaaaaaaaaaagagaaaaaagaaaaatagggaTGTAAGCTATTTTGtattattagtattaaactTTGAAGGCTAAAAAGAGAAGtctaagaaatttttttttggaattaTTGAAGACTTTCGGTTGAAGGAATAAGTAAAGATTAAGTAAACATAATAACTACGaccaaccaaaattaaaatgagaaaaagaaaaagaaaagaaaaagaagaagaagagaagaatacaaattaattcattaatcaatttatttatttttaagaaaacacTAAACCTTAAGGATTAATCATTATAAGTGTGGCACTTTGGATGAGTTGTGATGcctaagttttcatttttattttcatctAATCATGATGAGGGGCAACACTAATATTGTAACCATTTTCATTCAAGAAATATATTTTATCACGGatatatattgatatatttCTTTTGTACTTATCGTCGGGATTCATAGAAACTGATAGAAGTCTAGCTATAGTGACATTGATAGAAATCTATCGATAtctattatatatttaaattgtCAGTTTAGTAGTGTCAAACCGATCTCCACATTAATGAGTAAGGGTCGAGGTCGGTTTTGGAAAATTTCAAATCGagaatttccaaaaaaatatttttaagggTTGGTTTGGTCGATCAGCTCAGTTTTTTGATCTATCATGATCACTCCTtactattattgatagaatcgaaaactttgctatatttttgtaaataatttcaagaGTTTCATCATTTAAAGTAATTTCTCTTGAAACAAtcattttcattgtttttttagttcaacaatatAAGGACTAAAAAATGTACATATTTTATAAGCGTCGAGCTATTAGctaatgttttattatttatgttatttatattgtacgaaaaaataaaaaaacaaactatttatgTGTTGAAGATAAATTATAGTTTATAAAAACAGAAGTTAAAAAGACACGTATAAAGAAGTGATTGTTGTGGTTATAGTCACTAAATATTTGATGTTAggtaaaattataataattacaactaatcaaaatctaaattataaaaacttAACCATTACTAAACAAATaagtatgtgtatatatatatatatatatatatatatatatatattgttgaatATGGATGAATGAGTTTCGATTTAATTTTGGGTCGATATTTCGTTAcgtttcaaattatttttagtttcttAGAATATTTACATATCTACATATCTACATAGAAAGGAAGATACAAGACGGTTTAAGTTTTGAATATTTGCAATAGAAAGATATAGGTTTGTATATGAGTCGAAATAcgtttgttattttaaattattctaTTAAGACGTATGATATGAAACCGATGCTTATTAATGTTAGAATGAGTTTAAAAATTGATCAATCCTTTTGGAGAAAGAATTGACATTTTTGTAAACATGATAACGAGACCACCACAATATGGTTGCAATTCAAAATTTATCATCTCTACTTACCACTAGTTTTTCGCTTTGTACCCATAGGCAATTGATCCAAGCATTTAAGTACTTGGTTGCACTCTTCTGAATGGTTAATGACCTCGGGATATTTAGTTTAGCAACTCGTAAAATGATGAGCTTGCAATGCAATCCAAAATCAATATTTGCATTGAACATTTTGGGCAATGATTTGTATTACATAATTCATTACTATTTTCATGTTTTACGATCCAATTTTTGTTTCATATTCGATTACTCAAACTTAATGTAAAGAAATCTATATATCATTTAAGTTATTGATTTGAGTTTATTTGGAATGGTGGTGTAACTATTTAACACTTTCGCTTTTGTAAGCACTTGAAAAGTATTCTATGAACACTCGATCGTTCTTGTTCTTGTGTATATGGACGGATCAAACCGAATGACTTCATGGGAGAAAAGATTAGTTGTTTGTTTACTATTGAAACTTGGGATCCATtcattttgtttggtttatCAATACAATCTTAAAAGTAACTTTGAACAACTGTTGTAATGAATGAGCTGTTCCTTAACCACGAAGCTATTTAACAAACTCCATCAAAAGAAACTTCAAGGTTTGATTCTCCATAACAATGATGGGTGAAAGAGTATTTAAGTTCCTCAACCATAACAGTCTTATTCAACAATATAAATTCAAACTCAATAAACATAAAGCTACAAAGTTTTGCGTATCATTTCATTGAGATTTATCGTTTATTTGAGTCTTTTCAAAGCATTCTAAACAACTCTTTAAAGTTTAAAGACCAAATAGATATGAATAGTAAAATGGATCGGGTTTGGTCAGAAGAAAGCTTACTTTTGCATATAAAGCTATATGCCTCTCAAATTGACATTCTGAATGGATACTTTACGGTGTTGAGTTCCATCAGAATTCTGAAGGATGAGCAATGCTTATTATTGGGAAGAAACATCCTCTTGGAAGGAACTCAAAGAACTGATTAAGGATTCATAAACCTTGATTCCCCTTATGAACACAGAATCACTCAAGAACTCATTGTGATCATGCAGTAAGATTGGAGTGTTAATCATTGGAGAGAAACCAAGAACAGGAATCCTCATCTGTCTCATGAATCGAGCATCCGTAGTCGTAGCCAAGATTTCGGGCTTAGAAAGCTTCCCTCCGGCGTCGGAAATGGCTGCCTTAAAAACAGCCCACCATGGATTTGAATCATTTGTCATCGTCATTAATGGACTTCCTAAGTAATCTCTTAAGGGTCCTTTCTCAATTATCTGATAAGTCATGTTCCGCCATGCCGGAGCCCATTCCTCCGCTATTCTTCTTCTCATAGCATCTGGGTCGGCGGTCGGCGGTAATCTGAGATCAAACCCAGCCTCCGCTTCCGACGGTTGCATGTTCATCACAAATCCTGTGGGGGAAGGAATTCCGGCATTGACAAAAACAGGATTCACAGAGATGACTTCTGAATTAGCAGCTTCACCGGCTTTGACTATTTCAAATTGGCTCTCTCTGAATCTACTGATAATCTCCACGCTCTTCATCAAATTCTCCATTGCGCTGTTATCGTACATTCTAGATCCATGGCCAGGGGTTCCTTTAGCCTTGATTATCAACGACCATGGCGATCTATCGGCgtaaaaaaccctaaactcaTCTCCCGGTGAAGCTTGTCCTTCATCCATCATAAACCCTACATTCAACTCCTTGAATTCCTTCGACTGAACGAACTTCGCAACTCCATCGGAACCCCCAATCTCCTCATCCGGTACATACGATATATGAACCGTACGGACAGGGACGAAATCCCGGTTTCTGAGATTCCGAATGGCTTCAATATACTGGATGGCGATACACTTGTCATCTTGAGAACCACGGGCGAAGATTTTACCATCGGAGGTTCGGACAGCAGAGAATGGAGGATGAAGCCACTTAGAAGGCTCGGCAGGGACAGAGTCCATGTGAGAGTTAAGTAAAACCGAAGGCAAAGAAGGGTTTGATCCATACCAAGTCACAAGAAGAAGAGGCTTACCTGGACCGAACTCGAGTACCTCCGTATGGAGACCGATTTCTTGTGCTTGAGATCTGAGGAAGGCGACGGCGGAGGCGTAATCGGGATCTGGATGTGCGGTTTTGATTCTAAGGTAGCGTTGAAAGCGAGAGACCGGAGAATCTTGATCGGATTCATCATCAACGTACTGCGAATGGCTGAAAGAGAGAGGAAatgaaaggagaagaagataaagagtAACTGAAAAAAAGCGATGGTGAAGACGGAAGTTCGACATGGGCTGCGCCGGTCGTTGCGTGGTCAAGTAGTCCAAGTAAGTGGCAGAGCCGGTCGGAAAGATGGCCGCCGATCGAACCTGTGGTCGGAAGAAGAAAACAATCTTATTAGCATCGAATAAGAACAGAACACaccaattttgtttttttatttttatactttaaaTCTTAGCTAAATGATTATATAAAACTTTATACATTCTTTTAATAATACcctaaattaattatataaaactttgtgtatgtgtgtgtgtatatatatgtattaggTTTGTTCTTCCCTTTTCATCCTAATTCTAGATGCTTGATGATTCAATTTAGAAgcttaaaaagagaaaaatgatatATAGAACACAAATTTGGATTTTGCAAGTAAATTGGATTCGTGTCAGCTTCTCGAATTGTATACTATCAAAGGATTTGTAATAAGGTTGTGAACGGTAAAGTTCGATATGTAGTAAGATGTTGATTAGATTTTGTTAATTCATTTCGAGTTGCGTTGATGTTgtgtaaaaatattaaaagtatCTTTAATTTTTGTCTTTTCCTTTCGAGAGTATCTATATTCTTCGATAACTTGTAGTATTACTTGTGTGTGATATTAATCACAATTTTCCTTATAGGTGTCATGCCATTTCAagaatctattttttttttatcaaaatattttgatgaattttaACCATCCTAAatagttttcaattttttttttttgtcaaacaaataaaaaaaatgtgaatttcaaaaaactatttataaaatatgacTAATTGCATTTCAATTCTCAAACTTTTAGATATAAAAATTGAGCTTTCAAGCTTATAGAACTATTAATCAAACCCACAAACATACCACAGTGAGTTTAATAGTCAATTTTTAATCTTGGTACAAATtctaaaagcttgaaaagttttaaGAGCTACACTCGGTCCTTTTTTtgcaaattaaaaaaagaagaaaaaaaggtaaGTTTTTTATTCAAAATTGATCTAGAGTACACATGCAAATGCATAGAAAGATAGCAAAATGAATCATGGGCATGTAGCTTTATTCCATGAAAATTGAAATCATGGCTCATTGAGAACACATAATGGTGTCATAATGGGTAAAGTGAAGAAGACGGTGATGGATGGAAGCTTTGAACAGGACGGCCGTGGCAATACATGGATAGGAACAAGCAACAAGAAAATGGGAAACCCCCCATTTTCATTCTCAAGATCTTGATTCTCTTCTCTCATTCTAACGATAACCATAACCCCACAAACACAAACCTTTACCTTTGCCACGTAGCTGACTCCTTTTTCCAACATCTGCGTCTCATTTCCTCCTTCCCCCATTTCCCCATTCTTTGCTCTCTCCCTCTATATATTCTCTCTTCCCCTTTCCTTTCTTTCGTTCGGTTCACGGGACTCTCCATTACCCATTTGCTCAATTCAGTCACCGTCCTGTGAAACGGGCTAATTTCTTTGCTTCTTCTAAGGTATGTTTACATGATTTTCTCTGAATTTTTGGGTTTCATGTATCTTTATTCCATAGATCTTCATGTTTCTCCCTTTTGATCGTTGCTCAGGCTCTTGATTCTTCTCTTTATGTTGCTTAAATAGTGAGCGGTTCTTGTTTGATACTTCGATGAATATATGAAACTTATTGAAATGATAAGGAAAATGAGATCTTGCAAATTGGGTTTGTTAGTGGTGGATATAGCTTTCATATGGAGATTTTAGCTGTTTGGTGTGGATCGTGTTCATACCCACTAGACATTTCCTTATCTGATCATGTTCTGATCACCCACCATGCCTTTTGTATTTGATTTTATTAGTTTCTTATTAGGTAATTGAATTCAGATTCCAATTCTTTGTTCCTGATCATTGATAGTTGCATGCTTAGTATGGCTTGTTTTGTTTAGTGGTGAGTGATTATGAATCAGAACAACGTGGTTATTGTTGAGCAGTTTGTTGAATCTTTGTTTTCACATTTCTGGTGATTGATGTTTGAAGACATGAACTTCCGAGGCAAGCTTGTTTTCGATTAGAGATGCAATATCTGAACGATATCAGCTCATGGATACTCTCTACTATTTATTGTTAGTGATGCAATCAAATCAATATGAATGAAGACTTGCAAATCTTgaatattttcatttattattcCTTCGATGTTCTTTCTAATTGGAAACTATCATTTTGGGTGTAGCTTGTTGAAATACATGAAATATGACAATCTGATAAAGAACTTTAAGCCTGTGTATCAACTTCCCAGGCCATAACGATGCTCGTCCTTTGTCAAAAGggaaaatgataaaaaaacaTCATAGTAATGTAGATTCGAATTCAGATAAGTAGAACCTTGCACGTTTGTCTGTATTAGTGGTGTGGGATTCATTCGCTGCTAATGGTTAGGCATTCGCTTTGCCTAGTGTATTAGCTAGTTTCTttagtattttgaaatttattcgTAATCATTTCCATCCCCCTTAAAGTATTTCAATCTTTGGCCTATGTGGAAACTTGGTTGCAGCTGCCCCAAGTCTTTTTCACTTAATCGTTTCACATCTAAAAATTGTATGCATGAGAAGTATTAATGTTCAAGAATATGGGTCCGTTGCAGATTTTGGGAGCGCAGCTCATTCACGATGTCTTCTCCAAGCAAAAGAAGAGAAATGGATGTCATGAAATTGTAAGATAGTCACCCTTGTTATTTATCAAGATTTCATATTCTTGTGTCAGTCATTAGGTCTTGTGGATGTTCTATGTAGTCTTTATGGACGGCTGTTATGAGCCTTCCAACAACCAAGAAAATgttattttgaaaatgaaaatgatctAATAGTTAGAGCCTCAGAGGAAAGTAACATGCGTTAATAATGCCCACAGAGATCTTCTATTCCATGTTTATTTACAAAAAGAATATCAAAACTTTTTGTAACTTTTGATTTTTATGGAAATAGATGAGACACATATACTTCATCCTTATCACACCCTCAAGAGAGCAAGGAAAAAAGGATGCTTCTCATTTCAAGGCTCCTACATTTTAGTTACATGGCTAATTAATGTTCCAATGCTCTCAATGCTCTTTATCATTATATTACTTAACATTTTTGGTCGTTACTTTGTAAGCTGTGAACATACTTGGGGTTGTAATCATGGTTCAGCAAAAGTAGTGCATATCTTAGGCATGCCGGCTTAGAATTGGCCCAATATTTGGGTGGTTCTAGGTTTGATTTTGACTATTGTTCCCAATTAAACCTGCAAACCATTGTAATAATGTATGATGGTGGACATAAATTTCTTTCTGTTGTTTTATCTTGTGGTTCATTTGACATTGGCTTATGTTGTCCAGGATGATGAGTGACTACAATGTGGAGATGATAAATGATGGACTCAGTGAATTCAATGTGGAGTTCCATGGTCCCAAAGAAAGTATTGCTCGATTTTCACCTCTGTCCAATATGCATTTCATAGTCGTTGATGGAATAGCAATTATTCGTTTGTGGGTGTGTATGAGCATTATTGGATTGCAAATGAACAATTTAGCAAACTTGCCGGCAGTCTAAAGCCAATTCTTTTATCTTGTTTGGAGTCTCCTGAAAATTTATCCTTAAAGTGAGTTGTTTCTACTGCTTTCTTGTGTAATTTATGGACACTTGATGCTGTTTACTGTTTCACTTAACATTGGTGAGTAAGAGCTGCAGCCTGTTCCTAAAGAGTTTTAATCCATGAAGAAAACTGTGCTTTTGGCTGTTCAAAAGATTGTGAAAGTACTTCAGCATGTGGTTTAGTTACTATTCGGATTCCACTTAGCTCTAAAAGGTATAAAGTTTGGATCATAGATGACTTGAAACTCTAAATAGAAATGAACTTTTTGGTTTTATTCACAAGGAAATGTGAACTGGAAAATACATCTAGTTTGGCTGCATGTTTTCATTTCATGAACTATTTTCCACCACATTTGGGTCTTGAACTGCAACAAGTTAAGTATCTTTCAATATGTATTTTCTTAATCAAGTTTCATTATCCTTGCAGGCTTATATGAAGCCGGCGTTTGGAAAATCCGTGTCGAGCTACCTGAT
The sequence above is drawn from the Cucumis melo cultivar AY chromosome 2, USDA_Cmelo_AY_1.0, whole genome shotgun sequence genome and encodes:
- the LOC103493924 gene encoding uncharacterized protein LOC103493924, with amino-acid sequence MSNFRLHHRFFSVTLYLLLLSFPLSFSHSQYVDDESDQDSPVSRFQRYLRIKTAHPDPDYASAVAFLRSQAQEIGLHTEVLEFGPGKPLLLVTWYGSNPSLPSVLLNSHMDSVPAEPSKWLHPPFSAVRTSDGKIFARGSQDDKCIAIQYIEAIRNLRNRDFVPVRTVHISYVPDEEIGGSDGVAKFVQSKEFKELNVGFMMDEGQASPGDEFRVFYADRSPWSLIIKAKGTPGHGSRMYDNSAMENLMKSVEIISRFRESQFEIVKAGEAANSEVISVNPVFVNAGIPSPTGFVMNMQPSEAEAGFDLRLPPTADPDAMRRRIAEEWAPAWRNMTYQIIEKGPLRDYLGSPLMTMTNDSNPWWAVFKAAISDAGGKLSKPEILATTTDARFMRQMRIPVLGFSPMINTPILLHDHNEFLSDSVFIRGIKVYESLISSLSSFQEDVSSQ